GCCAGATGCTCGTTGATCAGCTTAGCCGGGAGCTGGACCATACGTTTGAATATCGGGCACCGGGGAGCATTCTCGTCTGCGAATCAGAGGCCGAGATGGAAGCCGCCCATGAATGGGTGCGACGGCAAAAGGAAGCCGGACTGCCGTTTCGGATGCTGGACCGAGCGGATATTCGGCAGGAGTCGCCTTACTTTGCGGACGACTTGCTGGGAGGCTTGGAGTGCGCCACCGATTCTACCGTCAATCCGTACATGCTGACCTTTGCCTTGTTTGAAGGAGCGAAAAAGCATGGAGCGAGGATCATGCGCCGTACAGAGGTCAAGTCGCTTAGACGTGATCAGGCGACGGGAACGTTTCACATCGGGCTTGGTACCGGCAGCATGACAGCTAAGCAGGTCGTCAACGCCGCGGGGGTGTGGGCACCAGTCATTGGCAAAATGGTCGGGGTGGATATTCCGATCGTTCCGCGCAAAGGTCACTTGATCGTCGCCTCGCGGCAGATGCCGGTCGGCGTGCGTAAGGTGATGGAGTTTGGCTATCTCATCTCGAAGTTTGGTGGAGTGCGACAAGTAGACGAAGAGACAGAGAAGTATGGAGTCGCGCTCGTATTTGAACCGACAGAGAGCCAGAACTTCTTGATTGGCTCCAGTCGTCAGTTTATAGG
This genomic stretch from Brevibacillus sp. DP1.3A harbors:
- a CDS encoding FAD-binding oxidoreductase; protein product: MTVQTHAQIAVIGGGIIGAAIAYYAAKAGLDVVVLEKGELASGTSSRCDGNILAIDKDPGFDSQMSLKSQMLVDQLSRELDHTFEYRAPGSILVCESEAEMEAAHEWVRRQKEAGLPFRMLDRADIRQESPYFADDLLGGLECATDSTVNPYMLTFALFEGAKKHGARIMRRTEVKSLRRDQATGTFHIGLGTGSMTAKQVVNAAGVWAPVIGKMVGVDIPIVPRKGHLIVASRQMPVGVRKVMEFGYLISKFGGVRQVDEETEKYGVALVFEPTESQNFLIGSSRQFIGFDTRIDLNVVRCMARRALRFYPKIADFAIIRTYCGLRPWTEDHLPIISRVEEVPGYFIAAGHEGDGISLAAVTGKLVSEMLVDQTDTIIPTEPLRLERFTKKGVLHP